A single window of Anaerocolumna chitinilytica DNA harbors:
- a CDS encoding AAA family ATPase, with the protein MSKVILVCGKICSGKTYYCNKLKEKSNAVSLSCDEILSDLFHHNEGDKHDEIVKDIKEYLHKKSVEIIETGCDVILDWGFWSNSERKAVTEFYKSKTIISEWHYIDINSDDWLNNINERNQKVISGMCSDYYVDEGLIDKLMTQFDEPTKDEIFCWYHFKRD; encoded by the coding sequence ATGAGTAAGGTAATTCTTGTTTGTGGAAAAATATGTAGTGGGAAAACATATTATTGCAATAAATTAAAAGAAAAAAGTAACGCAGTATCATTATCCTGTGATGAAATTTTATCAGATTTATTTCATCACAATGAAGGTGACAAACATGATGAAATAGTAAAAGACATAAAAGAGTATCTTCATAAGAAATCAGTTGAAATCATTGAAACAGGTTGTGATGTGATTCTTGATTGGGGTTTCTGGAGTAATAGTGAAAGAAAAGCCGTTACAGAGTTCTACAAATCAAAAACTATCATTAGCGAATGGCATTATATAGATATAAATAGTGACGATTGGTTAAATAATATTAATGAGAGAAATCAAAAAGTTATATCTGGTATGTGTTCAGATTATTATGTAGATGAAGGGCTTATAGATAAACTAATGACACAATTTGATGAGCCAACTAAAGATGAGATTTTTTGTTGGTATCATTTTAAACGTGATTAA
- a CDS encoding IS3 family transposase, translating into MTEAIYLEVSEKTDAAMKANRQVSVSGMLKILGVSRSGYRAWQNRKTSSTQQRRDAVKAKIMVIYDESKQNYGAPKITKKLQQEGEIISERTVGKYMSQLGIKAQWAKPWTITTKDSDFSNELQNILNEQFNPERPNAVWCSDITYIWTTVEK; encoded by the coding sequence ATGACAGAAGCCATTTACCTTGAGGTTTCTGAAAAGACAGACGCTGCCATGAAAGCTAATCGTCAGGTATCTGTCTCCGGAATGCTGAAAATTCTTGGCGTTTCACGATCTGGATATCGTGCATGGCAAAACCGTAAAACTTCTAGTACACAGCAACGTAGAGATGCTGTCAAAGCCAAAATCATGGTCATTTATGATGAGTCCAAACAAAACTATGGCGCTCCGAAAATTACAAAGAAGCTGCAACAGGAAGGCGAAATCATATCCGAACGTACAGTTGGCAAATACATGAGTCAGCTTGGAATCAAGGCTCAATGGGCAAAACCGTGGACAATTACTACCAAAGATTCCGATTTTAGCAATGAACTTCAAAATATACTAAATGAGCAATTCAACCCTGAACGCCCAAATGCTGTATGGTGCAGTGATATTACATATATCTGGACGACAGTAGAAAAATAA
- a CDS encoding transposase has product MPKHFDKQFKLDAVQYYHDYKDLGMVGCATNLGISQQTLSRWRKELRETGDIESRGSGNYTSDEEKEIARLKRELRDTQDALDVLKKAISILGK; this is encoded by the coding sequence ATGCCGAAACATTTTGACAAACAGTTTAAGCTGGATGCAGTTCAGTATTACCATGATTACAAGGATTTAGGTATGGTTGGCTGTGCAACAAATCTTGGTATCAGTCAGCAGACTCTTTCCAGATGGCGGAAAGAACTACGTGAGACCGGTGACATTGAAAGCCGTGGATCCGGTAATTATACTTCTGATGAGGAGAAAGAAATCGCCCGTCTGAAGCGTGAACTACGTGATACTCAGGATGCTCTTGATGTACTAAAAAAAGCCATCAGCATTCTGGGAAAATGA
- a CDS encoding phosphotransferase-like protein yields MKRGKVIFLNGVSSSGKTTLAWKIQDLAKEPYYQISQDMFCEIWPGQFWTIMPEKIFNHTMSLMYSTVRMFVDKGENVVLDHVLLCDEKLKSDNGEATLQEFKEIMNDVKVLYVKVECPIEELQRREKLRGNREVGLAESQIELLNPQHDYDIVINTYNDNTEVSAKRILELIGHE; encoded by the coding sequence GTGAAAAGAGGGAAAGTTATTTTTCTAAATGGAGTATCGAGTTCTGGTAAAACAACATTGGCTTGGAAAATACAAGATTTAGCCAAGGAACCCTATTATCAAATTTCACAAGATATGTTTTGTGAAATTTGGCCAGGACAATTCTGGACTATTATGCCTGAAAAAATTTTTAATCATACAATGTCTTTAATGTATAGTACAGTTCGTATGTTTGTGGACAAGGGTGAGAACGTTGTCCTAGACCATGTATTGCTTTGCGACGAAAAATTAAAATCTGATAATGGTGAAGCTACTTTGCAAGAATTCAAGGAAATTATGAATGATGTAAAAGTATTATATGTTAAAGTAGAATGCCCTATTGAGGAATTACAAAGAAGAGAAAAACTACGTGGAAATCGTGAAGTTGGATTAGCGGAAAGCCAGATTGAATTATTAAATCCACAACATGATTATGATATTGTAATAAATACATATAACGATAATACAGAAGTCAGTGCAAAAAGAATTCTTGAGCTAATTGGACATGAATAA
- a CDS encoding tyrosine-type recombinase/integrase, whose protein sequence is MKYAKKKGLILSNPYDDIEINVNGCKPPNNPKDESRVYLPEEKEKLFRQLNKRLMQMPYETDTYVVFLLFKLGLRIGEAVALKWSDIDWEAREIHIHRMESRVEDENGKLKVAICEYTKKKSPAGDRYLPLSDYEINLFQTVKSINEEAGYSDGDFIFCDKEGRTKIREVDNCIRAQCTRAGIEVKSAHDIRRTVASEMQEKKWQLKTFNGILVTMMKLPLLPTY, encoded by the coding sequence ATGAAGTACGCGAAGAAGAAAGGCTTAATTCTGTCCAATCCATATGATGATATTGAAATCAACGTGAATGGCTGTAAACCACCTAATAATCCTAAAGATGAAAGTAGGGTCTATCTCCCTGAAGAAAAGGAAAAACTATTTCGACAACTGAACAAGCGATTAATGCAGATGCCATACGAGACGGATACCTATGTGGTATTTCTTCTGTTCAAGCTTGGTCTTAGGATAGGTGAGGCTGTGGCACTGAAATGGTCGGATATTGATTGGGAAGCCAGAGAAATACACATCCATCGGATGGAAAGTCGTGTTGAAGATGAAAACGGGAAACTCAAAGTAGCTATCTGTGAGTATACGAAGAAGAAAAGCCCTGCTGGTGACAGATATCTTCCTTTAAGCGACTATGAAATTAATCTGTTTCAGACGGTTAAGAGCATCAATGAGGAAGCAGGATATTCAGATGGGGATTTTATCTTCTGCGATAAAGAAGGCAGAACCAAGATTCGTGAGGTTGATAACTGTATCCGTGCACAATGCACACGAGCAGGAATTGAAGTGAAATCTGCCCATGATATTCGCAGAACGGTAGCATCTGAAATGCAAGAAAAAAAGTGGCAATTGAAGACATTCAATGGTATCTTGGTCACAATGATGAAGCTACCACTCTTACCTACATACTGA
- a CDS encoding MerR family transcriptional regulator: MGMNGGLQSCLRCGNMFIYSGMGKCICENCKKEDEAEFQSVKNYIYEHPSATIMEVSKETDVRVVRIKSYLKDGRLIISDDSPIFINCEVCGESIKYGRLCRNCADTMSTEMRNALKVEEYQVGEKPNMSIRTRFLDR; the protein is encoded by the coding sequence ATGGGAATGAATGGCGGATTACAGAGCTGCTTAAGATGCGGGAATATGTTTATATATTCCGGAATGGGTAAATGTATATGTGAGAATTGTAAAAAGGAAGATGAAGCAGAATTTCAATCAGTAAAGAATTATATATATGAACATCCTTCGGCTACCATTATGGAAGTATCCAAAGAGACAGATGTGAGAGTTGTTAGAATTAAGAGTTATCTAAAAGACGGGCGTTTGATTATATCAGATGATTCGCCTATTTTTATAAATTGTGAAGTATGCGGAGAAAGTATTAAATATGGCCGCCTATGCCGTAATTGCGCAGATACTATGAGCACTGAGATGAGAAATGCCTTGAAGGTTGAGGAATACCAGGTAGGCGAGAAGCCTAATATGAGTATAAGAACAAGATTTCTTGACCGATAG
- a CDS encoding EAL and HDOD domain-containing protein encodes MDVYIARQPIFNRKMKVYGYELLYRKSLNNYFEGGDDDQATTALINNSFLVFGFQELTGQTKGFINFSQNLILNELAYLLPKDQVVIEILERVEPNEKIIEACKKLKEKGYILALDDFVLEQYTKEYLPLIEIADIIKVEFPAIKGDGIQKIIDKFGQKITFLAEKVETREEHQRAMNMGFKLFQGYYFSKPLLENLKEIDALNVNLVRIVNVLNIEPIDYDKIAEIIQQDVGLSYKFLKMSNSVYYGTKYRIKNIKQGLMFMGTDEIRRWVYLMMLRGVQSPENAELVKTSVIRGKMLSLLAKELHTAKESDYFIGGMFSSVDVLMNTNMEKALVGLPLSQEVQDALLGKPNQLRWYIDTVVALERAEWEKLSQAGGYPQVSANRYMTLYLEAIRWQRSLMD; translated from the coding sequence ATGGACGTATATATTGCCAGGCAACCGATATTTAATCGTAAAATGAAAGTATATGGTTATGAACTCCTTTATAGAAAGAGCTTAAATAATTATTTTGAGGGAGGAGATGACGACCAGGCAACAACAGCTTTGATAAATAACTCTTTTTTAGTTTTTGGATTTCAGGAACTGACAGGACAAACGAAAGGATTTATTAATTTCTCTCAGAATCTAATTTTAAATGAATTAGCATATTTACTGCCCAAAGATCAGGTGGTTATTGAGATTTTGGAGAGAGTTGAACCCAATGAGAAGATCATTGAAGCCTGTAAGAAGTTAAAAGAGAAGGGATACATACTGGCTTTGGATGATTTTGTTCTGGAACAGTATACGAAAGAGTACCTGCCTTTAATTGAGATCGCTGATATCATAAAAGTTGAATTTCCTGCTATTAAGGGGGATGGTATACAGAAGATTATTGATAAGTTCGGACAGAAGATAACCTTTCTGGCAGAAAAAGTTGAAACCAGAGAAGAACACCAGCGTGCGATGAATATGGGATTTAAACTTTTCCAAGGGTATTATTTCAGCAAACCTCTCTTAGAGAACCTTAAAGAGATTGATGCATTGAATGTTAATCTTGTAAGAATTGTTAATGTTCTTAATATTGAACCGATTGACTATGATAAAATAGCTGAAATTATTCAGCAGGATGTAGGTTTGTCCTATAAATTCTTAAAAATGTCCAACTCTGTATATTATGGAACCAAGTACAGAATAAAGAACATTAAGCAGGGACTGATGTTTATGGGTACAGATGAAATTAGGCGCTGGGTATATCTGATGATGCTAAGAGGAGTACAAAGTCCTGAGAATGCGGAACTTGTAAAAACCTCTGTTATTCGCGGGAAGATGCTTTCACTTTTAGCAAAAGAATTACATACAGCAAAAGAATCGGATTATTTTATCGGTGGCATGTTTTCATCTGTAGATGTACTGATGAATACCAATATGGAAAAAGCGTTGGTTGGCCTTCCCTTATCACAGGAAGTGCAAGATGCACTATTGGGTAAACCGAATCAGCTTCGATGGTACATTGATACTGTAGTTGCTCTTGAACGTGCAGAATGGGAAAAGTTGTCTCAGGCAGGTGGTTATCCTCAGGTATCAGCAAATAGGTATATGACATTATATCTGGAAGCAATACGATGGCAAAGATCGTTAATGGATTAA
- a CDS encoding helix-turn-helix transcriptional regulator, with protein sequence MLDCTINLKRIMDTYLMATENGSFFFDIRLNLILSNTDYTTVNELSDLGFDHVLSFLSEKFSKTVSDKRYFAFFLHDSIICHIVFIVRNNNYIGAIVSDPIIVRELSDVEFDEFTEPLHLSEHKKSEIRKLLMRKKTIVYEKAISYGTVLYSLSTSLMKENAPIQIIKSNQQTVKKSIKPSSISENRKWNVKGIERHIPSSTYLSLKQAIQEGDTQRLLDLINQQSASFAPVHQFYNTDHIRSIKNSCIKLCSMACYTAIDAGAPYVQTLDMTDEMILRMELTNNITEIYEMMKNVLATITNAVSKSKKSIYSQPVRKIIDYLYSHYSEKITLEDLSNLTRLSTYYISNLIKSETGLSLNDNINNIRIEQSKKLLLEKNSSILEVAQSVGFHYQNHFAAVFKKYCGISPSDYRNAHGISFVGMTSMTENAYYNLISQIVFQIKTKLTIFDGHYDVARIVNPIEHTTWVISGEEIPNESACYYFWNNNESCQNCISIRAYVQNDTFFKLEQKEKQTYLVLAFPEHIGKSVYITELLKDISNQSIINIAAAITNPLLEAADKSTDKQTGFYTRYYIDKHLPLDIRRSKAEREPLTLITVVFTLPELSNDIYEFLPLLSESAHACLPGPEDWIGHYAGNILLYVLHGKADEQIQEINHLIQTTLKGRLNSIGFSDIGVQTADQHLSQEVFEAGELFYLLFAKLHAKAQSDT encoded by the coding sequence TTGCTAGACTGCACTATTAATTTGAAAAGAATTATGGACACCTACTTAATGGCTACAGAAAATGGTTCCTTTTTCTTTGATATTCGACTAAATCTGATTTTATCCAACACTGATTATACTACTGTAAATGAATTAAGCGACTTGGGTTTCGATCATGTATTGTCTTTTCTTTCAGAAAAATTTTCCAAGACTGTAAGCGATAAAAGATACTTTGCTTTTTTCCTTCACGATAGTATTATTTGCCATATTGTTTTTATAGTCAGAAATAACAATTATATCGGAGCAATTGTATCCGATCCTATTATAGTAAGAGAACTCTCTGATGTAGAATTTGATGAATTTACCGAACCTCTCCATCTATCTGAACATAAGAAATCAGAAATTCGCAAGCTTCTAATGAGAAAGAAAACCATTGTCTATGAAAAAGCAATATCATACGGAACTGTTTTATATTCACTCAGTACCAGCCTAATGAAAGAAAATGCTCCTATTCAAATAATAAAAAGTAATCAACAAACGGTAAAAAAGTCTATTAAACCATCCTCTATTTCAGAAAATCGTAAGTGGAATGTCAAGGGAATTGAACGTCATATTCCATCCTCAACCTATCTAAGCCTTAAGCAGGCAATACAGGAAGGTGATACACAAAGGCTTTTAGATCTTATTAATCAGCAAAGCGCTTCTTTCGCCCCAGTGCATCAGTTCTATAATACAGATCATATAAGAAGCATTAAAAACAGCTGTATTAAACTATGTTCCATGGCCTGTTATACTGCCATCGATGCCGGCGCACCTTATGTGCAGACACTGGATATGACAGACGAAATGATTCTTCGGATGGAACTTACTAATAATATTACTGAGATCTATGAAATGATGAAGAATGTTCTGGCGACGATTACAAATGCGGTCTCCAAGAGCAAAAAAAGTATCTATTCCCAGCCTGTAAGAAAAATCATAGACTATCTCTACAGCCATTACAGCGAAAAAATAACACTAGAGGATTTATCCAACCTCACCCGTTTAAGCACCTATTATATTTCTAATTTAATAAAGTCAGAAACCGGTTTATCCTTAAATGATAATATAAATAATATCCGTATTGAACAAAGCAAAAAACTCTTACTGGAAAAGAATTCAAGCATATTAGAGGTTGCACAAAGCGTCGGTTTTCATTATCAGAATCATTTTGCAGCAGTATTTAAAAAATACTGCGGAATCTCTCCTTCAGACTATCGGAATGCTCATGGCATCAGCTTCGTGGGAATGACTTCAATGACTGAAAACGCATATTATAATCTAATATCGCAAATAGTTTTTCAAATCAAAACAAAACTTACAATCTTTGACGGTCATTATGATGTGGCACGGATTGTGAATCCCATCGAACATACAACCTGGGTGATATCTGGTGAAGAAATCCCGAATGAATCTGCTTGCTATTACTTTTGGAACAATAACGAATCCTGTCAAAATTGCATCTCTATTCGGGCATATGTTCAAAACGATACCTTCTTTAAGCTGGAACAAAAAGAAAAACAAACTTACCTGGTTCTTGCTTTTCCTGAACATATAGGAAAATCCGTTTATATAACTGAGCTTTTAAAGGATATATCCAACCAGTCTATTATTAACATAGCTGCTGCTATCACTAATCCACTTCTTGAGGCAGCTGATAAATCGACAGATAAGCAGACAGGATTTTATACCAGGTATTACATTGATAAGCATTTACCTTTAGATATACGCAGATCAAAGGCAGAGCGGGAACCTTTAACTTTAATTACAGTTGTATTCACACTACCGGAGCTATCCAATGACATTTATGAATTCCTGCCTCTTCTTTCAGAATCAGCCCATGCCTGCCTTCCAGGACCGGAAGACTGGATTGGGCATTATGCCGGCAATATACTTCTCTATGTTCTGCATGGTAAAGCAGATGAACAGATACAAGAGATAAACCATCTCATACAAACCACCTTAAAAGGCAGATTAAATTCTATTGGCTTTTCAGATATTGGAGTACAGACAGCAGACCAGCATCTAAGCCAGGAAGTCTTCGAAGCAGGCGAACTTTTTTATCTGTTGTTTGCCAAATTACACGCGAAAGCTCAATCAGATACATGA
- a CDS encoding methyl-accepting chemotaxis protein: MDTIYQGLKIRRFNEKSERNKVINRFILLGTTILYALYIAVLVRNYMTKDVSFIIPAILIPLCCLAFTINMAVYIKKPISNILGWGSLISYMIIYSIFLLSDESSFVRISVIPVLSAVILFYNTKLVRIFCLWSSIVNIIYSVLLIMSGTTDIFQNILELIIILLTLNTIYKCTDIGHRFSHDSLYTVKDQKEIQDIMVNDILDIAKIVKNGTSKSNELVQVLGESTKIVNSSIGEVSASTQATADNIQEQTIMTHNIQQSINQTIEHSDKMVEIAANAAESVRNGLAVMENLKGQSSYIASTNETVVSSMDKLHNKMSEVQDIAKMIFMISNKTNLLALNASIESARAGEAGKGFAVVAEEIRQLAEQTRVSTENISKIIEELNLNASDAIRHVKESILSTENQGNLITTASQSFEKINEDVNILSGHIEEIDIMLAELAEANNQIVDSISQLSAATQEITASSEEVSAISEKNLEKSETAKEYLTEVLESTKRFDKYLN; the protein is encoded by the coding sequence ATGGATACTATTTATCAAGGACTGAAAATCAGAAGGTTTAACGAGAAATCAGAAAGAAACAAAGTTATTAACAGATTTATACTTTTAGGAACTACCATACTATATGCTTTGTATATAGCAGTCCTGGTTCGAAATTACATGACAAAGGATGTCTCCTTTATCATACCTGCCATTCTTATTCCATTATGCTGCCTTGCATTTACCATTAACATGGCGGTTTATATTAAGAAACCTATTAGTAATATACTAGGGTGGGGAAGCCTGATCAGTTACATGATTATATACTCTATTTTCCTTTTGAGTGATGAGAGCAGTTTTGTCAGGATAAGTGTAATCCCTGTATTATCAGCAGTAATTTTATTTTACAATACCAAATTAGTGAGGATTTTTTGTCTGTGGAGCAGTATTGTTAATATTATCTATTCCGTGCTTTTAATAATGTCCGGGACTACGGATATATTTCAAAATATTTTGGAACTAATTATTATTCTTTTAACTCTTAATACTATTTATAAATGCACAGATATAGGGCATCGTTTTTCCCATGATTCACTTTATACGGTAAAGGATCAGAAAGAAATTCAAGATATAATGGTAAATGATATTCTAGATATTGCAAAAATAGTAAAGAACGGAACATCAAAAAGCAATGAACTTGTACAAGTCCTCGGAGAGTCTACAAAAATAGTGAATTCATCAATTGGTGAAGTATCAGCCAGTACACAGGCTACGGCCGATAATATTCAGGAACAGACAATTATGACCCATAATATCCAGCAATCCATTAATCAAACCATAGAACATTCTGATAAGATGGTAGAGATTGCTGCCAATGCAGCGGAATCTGTTCGGAATGGCTTGGCCGTTATGGAGAACTTAAAGGGCCAGTCAAGTTATATTGCATCGACCAATGAGACAGTAGTTAGTTCTATGGATAAATTGCATAATAAAATGAGTGAAGTACAAGACATCGCAAAAATGATATTTATGATATCCAATAAAACAAATCTGTTAGCGTTGAATGCCTCGATAGAAAGTGCACGAGCCGGTGAAGCTGGTAAAGGTTTTGCGGTTGTTGCAGAAGAAATTAGACAGCTGGCAGAACAGACAAGAGTTTCTACGGAAAATATCTCAAAGATAATTGAGGAATTAAATCTGAATGCTTCAGATGCAATCCGCCATGTAAAAGAATCAATTTTGTCCACTGAAAATCAAGGAAACCTTATTACCACGGCTTCTCAAAGTTTTGAGAAAATAAATGAAGATGTAAATATACTCTCCGGGCACATCGAAGAAATAGATATTATGTTAGCAGAGTTAGCAGAAGCGAATAACCAGATAGTTGATAGTATTAGTCAATTATCCGCCGCAACACAGGAGATTACAGCAAGTTCTGAAGAAGTATCTGCCATCAGTGAAAAAAACCTCGAGAAATCAGAAACTGCAAAAGAATATTTAACAGAGGTTCTTGAGAGTACAAAGCGGTTTGATAAATATTTGAATTAG
- a CDS encoding GNAT family N-acetyltransferase: protein MLDKAGLSEKINRCVIEWDVSGAVAVVKEHEWYHENYYGFADREKLIPIKEDSTYLISYNSRFLMGLCIGKLLDEKKIRLSETIDTYIPEYSHATEITLKQLCLKQSGIPDFFNSGIMKNKQEDIAYQNLIDEQRNLKDRKLLTHPWDFYDAFSFVNNKALTCLPGTEPADDLDNMSETLFIREVIERCAGMKLPDYLREVIFAPIGIKGDYKKPDTKPYAVYHMNSYINSEYEENVKYAFGINYREAKKLLQALVEKRLLSEKAWKAITTPATFEQSIAFNSVSGLLSARGLEYGSTGWSCYLYLNWKEKLGLLHLTNSELIERSVGGDSISQFRKEFRKLVTSAFVFPKDTKLVPFNKRNLWDAMELSIEEEQLEYMSNAKRAICIAYAYKQKLFVLMEGEYSIGLVAFKVDRKNENYYIESVLIDKKYQNRGFGKIMMMQGLTYLKSQGCKYLTIGVHRHNMAALKLYKSVGFTEKTVYEDFVEMETYL from the coding sequence TAAATCGATGCGTAATAGAATGGGATGTTTCCGGTGCTGTTGCTGTTGTAAAGGAACATGAGTGGTATCATGAGAATTACTACGGTTTTGCAGACAGAGAGAAATTAATACCGATCAAAGAAGACAGCACTTATCTTATCTCCTATAACAGCAGATTCTTAATGGGTCTTTGCATTGGAAAGTTGCTGGATGAAAAGAAAATAAGATTATCCGAAACAATAGACACCTATATTCCGGAATACAGCCATGCAACTGAAATAACACTGAAGCAGCTATGTCTTAAGCAGAGCGGTATTCCGGATTTTTTTAACAGTGGTATTATGAAAAATAAGCAGGAGGATATAGCGTATCAGAATCTTATTGATGAACAGCGTAATCTCAAGGATCGTAAGCTCCTTACACATCCCTGGGATTTTTACGATGCTTTTTCTTTTGTTAACAATAAGGCACTAACTTGTTTGCCCGGAACGGAACCAGCAGATGACTTGGATAATATGTCAGAAACGCTATTTATCAGGGAAGTAATAGAGAGATGTGCAGGAATGAAGCTGCCGGATTACCTTCGAGAGGTTATATTCGCTCCCATTGGTATAAAAGGAGATTATAAAAAACCTGATACAAAACCTTATGCCGTATACCATATGAACAGCTACATAAACAGTGAATACGAAGAGAATGTAAAATATGCCTTTGGGATAAATTACAGAGAGGCTAAGAAGCTGTTACAAGCCTTGGTAGAGAAAAGGCTTCTGTCGGAAAAGGCCTGGAAAGCAATTACCACACCTGCAACTTTTGAACAAAGTATAGCTTTTAATTCCGTTTCCGGCCTATTAAGTGCTCGCGGTCTGGAATACGGCAGTACAGGCTGGAGCTGTTATCTTTATCTGAACTGGAAGGAGAAATTAGGCCTTCTTCATCTTACAAACAGTGAACTGATAGAACGCAGTGTCGGCGGAGATTCTATCAGCCAATTCCGTAAGGAGTTTAGAAAATTGGTTACCTCAGCATTTGTGTTCCCCAAAGATACAAAATTGGTTCCTTTTAATAAAAGGAATCTCTGGGATGCCATGGAATTATCCATTGAAGAGGAGCAGTTGGAGTATATGAGTAATGCCAAGCGGGCTATCTGTATTGCATATGCATATAAACAGAAGCTATTTGTGCTAATGGAAGGAGAGTATTCCATTGGTTTGGTTGCTTTTAAGGTTGATCGGAAAAACGAGAATTACTATATTGAAAGTGTTTTGATTGATAAGAAATATCAAAACCGAGGCTTTGGTAAAATCATGATGATGCAGGGGCTTACCTACCTGAAATCTCAAGGATGTAAATACCTTACTATAGGAGTTCACCGACATAATATGGCTGCCCTAAAACTGTATAAATCGGTAGGATTCACTGAAAAAACCGTCTATGAAGACTTTGTTGAAATGGAGACGTATCTTTAA